The following coding sequences are from one Caloranaerobacter sp. TR13 window:
- a CDS encoding GlmL-related ornithine degradation protein, translated as MRINVLVAEIGSTTTVVNAFDGIFSSCPTFVGQGQAPTTVLEGDVNIGLKGAIESLRKNIGASKIEYDELLATSSAAGGLRMTVHGLVYDMTVRAAKEAALGAGANIHQITAGRLRKSDLKKLVAIRPNIILLAGGVDYGERDTALYNAELIAELGLEIPIIYAGNIENHDDIRYIFEGTNTRLYIVENVYPKIDQLNIEPTRRVIQKVFEEHITNAPGMRKVREMVTGNIIPTPGAVMVASKLLYNEIGDLITVDVGGATTDVHSVTEGSDEINRMLISPEPLAKRTVEGDLGVYVNMKNVIERLGIDKLSDKLDVNEEIVLDLMSNYKPIPETELEKRFVEELTLEAVITAVKRHCGRFRHLYGPNGKKTIAEGKDLTNVKYIIGTGGALTRLPNRVEILKKIALSNKGNELLPTKEAKILIDNDYIMASLGVLSKKYPEAAIKLLKESLNIN; from the coding sequence ATGAGAATTAATGTTTTAGTTGCGGAAATTGGAAGTACAACAACTGTAGTGAATGCATTTGATGGAATATTTAGCTCCTGTCCAACTTTTGTTGGGCAGGGGCAAGCTCCAACAACTGTACTTGAAGGCGATGTTAATATTGGTTTAAAAGGAGCTATTGAAAGTTTAAGAAAAAATATTGGGGCAAGTAAAATTGAATATGATGAATTGCTTGCTACTAGCAGTGCTGCAGGCGGTTTAAGAATGACTGTACACGGACTTGTCTATGATATGACTGTTAGAGCCGCTAAGGAAGCAGCTTTAGGTGCAGGTGCTAATATTCATCAGATTACTGCAGGTAGACTAAGAAAAAGTGATTTAAAGAAATTAGTTGCAATTAGACCTAATATTATTCTATTAGCTGGAGGAGTAGATTACGGAGAGAGAGATACAGCACTATATAATGCGGAATTGATTGCAGAATTAGGTTTAGAAATACCTATTATTTATGCAGGTAATATAGAAAATCATGATGATATTAGATATATTTTCGAGGGTACTAATACGAGACTATATATTGTTGAAAATGTATACCCTAAAATAGATCAACTTAATATAGAACCAACTAGAAGAGTTATTCAGAAAGTTTTTGAAGAACACATAACTAACGCTCCAGGAATGAGAAAAGTACGTGAAATGGTAACTGGTAACATTATTCCAACACCAGGTGCAGTAATGGTAGCTTCAAAGCTACTATATAATGAAATAGGAGATTTGATAACTGTTGATGTTGGTGGTGCAACAACTGATGTTCATTCAGTAACAGAAGGTAGTGATGAAATAAATAGGATGCTAATAAGTCCAGAACCTTTAGCTAAGAGAACAGTTGAAGGAGACTTAGGCGTATATGTAAACATGAAGAATGTTATAGAAAGATTAGGTATAGATAAGTTGAGTGATAAGCTTGATGTAAATGAAGAAATTGTTTTAGATTTGATGAGTAACTATAAACCTATACCAGAAACAGAATTAGAAAAAAGATTTGTTGAAGAACTTACATTAGAGGCTGTTATAACTGCGGTAAAGAGACATTGTGGACGCTTTAGACATTTATATGGTCCAAATGGTAAAAAAACTATTGCTGAAGGAAAAGATTTAACAAATGTGAAATACATTATTGGTACTGGAGGAGCATTGACTAGACTGCCAAATAGAGTTGAGATTTTAAAAAAGATTGCACTTAGTAATAAAGGTAATGAATTATTACCTACCAAAGAAGCTAAGATTTTAATAGATAATGATTATATTATGGCTTCATTAGGTGTATTGTCTAAAAAATATCCTGAAGCTGCAATTAAGTTATTGAAAGAAAGTTTAAACATTAATTAG